The Nesterenkonia xinjiangensis genome contains a region encoding:
- a CDS encoding DUF4233 domain-containing protein — protein sequence MAGQDDDARAGRPRRETRAQREWRPGMTRPPRSVRVMFASAVLSLEALLMFFYGLMAWGLHQNEWFAWWLFGGSLVVSALLILTCAVLTRPWGYWMGWILQGVIIAGGVFEPFMYFVGVMFLACWWYAVVKGRQLDREKMERWRAEERLAAEAEPGRPETEHMHREES from the coding sequence ATGGCAGGACAGGACGACGACGCCCGCGCGGGTCGACCTCGCCGCGAGACCCGCGCGCAGCGGGAATGGCGGCCGGGCATGACCCGTCCGCCGCGGTCGGTGCGAGTCATGTTCGCCTCGGCCGTGCTCAGCCTTGAGGCGCTGCTGATGTTCTTCTACGGGCTCATGGCCTGGGGGCTGCATCAGAACGAGTGGTTCGCCTGGTGGCTGTTCGGGGGATCCCTGGTGGTGTCGGCGCTGCTGATCCTCACCTGTGCTGTTCTCACCCGCCCCTGGGGTTACTGGATGGGCTGGATCCTGCAGGGCGTGATCATCGCCGGCGGCGTCTTCGAGCCGTTCATGTACTTCGTCGGAGTGATGTTCCTGGCGTGCTGGTGGTACGCGGTGGTCAAGGGACGCCAGCTGGACCGGGAGAAGATGGAAAGATGGAGGGCGGAGGAACGCCTGGCTGCCGAGGCGGAGCCCGGGCGGCCCGAGACTGAGCATATGCATCGTGAGGAGAGCTGA
- the ndk gene encoding nucleoside-diphosphate kinase, which produces MTERTLILVKPDGVERGLTGEILRRAETKGYRIAELKQLRASTEQLAAHYAEHEGKPFYQPLVDFMLSGPVVAAILEGDRVIEGFRSLAGTTEPTTAAPGTIRGDLGRDWGEKVQKNLVHGSDSVESAEREIGIWFG; this is translated from the coding sequence ATGACTGAACGCACCCTGATCCTGGTCAAGCCCGACGGCGTCGAGCGCGGCCTGACCGGTGAGATCCTGCGCCGAGCGGAGACCAAGGGCTACCGCATCGCCGAGCTGAAGCAGCTGCGCGCCTCCACCGAGCAGCTGGCCGCCCATTACGCCGAGCACGAGGGCAAGCCCTTCTACCAGCCTCTGGTGGACTTCATGCTCTCCGGCCCCGTGGTCGCCGCGATCCTGGAGGGTGACCGGGTCATCGAGGGGTTCCGCTCCCTGGCGGGCACCACGGAGCCGACGACGGCGGCTCCGGGGACGATCCGCGGCGACCTCGGCCGTGACTGGGGGGAGAAGGTGCAGAAGAACCTGGTGCACGGCTCGGACTCCGTGGAGAGCGCCGAACGCGAGATCGGCATCTGGTTCGGCTGA
- a CDS encoding bifunctional folylpolyglutamate synthase/dihydrofolate synthase, with amino-acid sequence MSDSESLNPVEGQPVDQFSVASVYAELLSRAPENKMEPRMEPMRMAMDILGEPHRAAPVIHLSGTNGKTSTARMIEAGLLAHDLRVGRYTSPHLASVTERICVEGSPVADETFVRIWDEIRPHLSLVDQQLTARGEVPLTYFECVTILAFAIFADEPVDVMVLEVGLGGITDATNVADGSVSVLTPISLDHTDLLGDSERDIALEKAGIIKPEGFLISAAQVPEAADVLLEAAREAAVPFRFEGVEFGVEARTPGVGGQQVTIQGLAGRYPDLLLPLHGAHQAENLAVAIAALEAFIGGGEQELSLEILQLACEHISSPGRLEVLRTSPSMIIDAAHNPSGIEASAQALKESFGLSQLVLVVGILQEKDAREILATLHREYDGLVEDICFTQSTSPRAIPSAQLAEIALDIGFSEQDIHITERLDEAIDWAVGRIDASADGVGAGVLITGSITVVGEARTLLGGGDL; translated from the coding sequence ATGTCTGATTCCGAGTCGCTGAACCCCGTCGAGGGCCAGCCGGTCGACCAGTTCTCGGTGGCCAGCGTCTACGCGGAGCTGCTCTCCCGCGCGCCGGAGAACAAGATGGAGCCGCGCATGGAGCCCATGCGCATGGCCATGGACATCCTCGGCGAGCCCCACCGGGCCGCCCCGGTGATCCACCTCAGCGGGACCAACGGGAAGACCTCCACCGCCCGGATGATCGAGGCCGGCCTGCTCGCCCACGACCTGCGGGTGGGTCGCTACACGTCACCGCACCTGGCCTCTGTCACCGAACGGATCTGTGTGGAGGGATCACCGGTGGCGGACGAGACGTTCGTGCGCATCTGGGACGAGATCCGCCCGCACCTGAGCCTGGTGGACCAGCAGCTGACTGCGCGCGGAGAGGTGCCGCTGACCTACTTCGAGTGCGTGACCATCCTGGCCTTCGCCATCTTCGCCGACGAGCCCGTCGACGTCATGGTCCTCGAGGTCGGGCTGGGAGGGATCACCGACGCCACCAACGTCGCCGACGGATCAGTCAGCGTGCTCACACCCATCTCCCTGGACCACACGGATCTGCTCGGTGACTCGGAACGGGACATCGCCCTGGAGAAGGCCGGCATCATCAAGCCGGAGGGATTCCTGATCTCGGCCGCCCAGGTCCCAGAGGCCGCTGACGTGCTGCTGGAGGCAGCCCGAGAGGCCGCGGTCCCGTTCCGCTTCGAAGGAGTCGAGTTCGGCGTCGAGGCGCGCACCCCAGGGGTCGGCGGTCAGCAGGTCACCATCCAGGGGCTGGCCGGACGCTATCCCGACCTGCTGCTGCCGCTGCACGGCGCCCACCAGGCCGAGAACCTGGCGGTGGCGATCGCGGCGCTTGAGGCGTTCATCGGGGGAGGGGAGCAGGAGCTGAGCCTGGAGATCCTCCAGCTGGCCTGCGAGCACATCAGCTCGCCCGGGCGGCTCGAGGTACTCCGCACCAGCCCGTCGATGATCATCGACGCCGCCCACAATCCCTCCGGCATCGAGGCCAGCGCGCAGGCGCTCAAGGAGTCGTTCGGGCTCTCACAGCTGGTGCTGGTGGTGGGGATCCTTCAGGAGAAGGACGCCCGGGAGATCCTCGCGACGCTGCACCGCGAATACGACGGCCTGGTCGAGGACATCTGCTTCACCCAGTCCACCTCCCCCCGGGCGATCCCGTCGGCGCAGCTGGCGGAGATCGCCCTGGACATCGGCTTCTCAGAGCAGGACATCCACATCACCGAACGCCTCGACGAGGCCATCGACTGGGCTGTGGGGAGGATCGATGCCTCCGCCGACGGAGTCGGGGCCGGAGTGCTGATCACCGGATCCATCACCGTGGTCGGAGAGGCCCGTACGCTGCTGGGCGGAGGTGACCTCTGA
- a CDS encoding ABC transporter ATP-binding protein, translating into MSVPVRNYTPRRVNWGSSGESEVLTAHTGELDLLQQDQLFEEIAWADEAREPEVERLDASQIAVAVDQASMIYKIRSSSEYRNSQRRISRQLGRITGSGWAHVPALQDLSFVVRQGESVGVIGTNGSGKSTLMKLLTGKIRPTTGEVYATSTPVMLGVNAALVKQLSGRENIKLGCLAMGLSPAQVAEKYEMVVELSGLEASLNLPLKSYSSGMASRLQFAIATAVDPDILIIDEALNTGDAQFRARTKRRLDEVRQQAGCVFLVSHSLGTIKQMCSRVMWIEQGRLLADGDPEWVIQQYQEYTEHKSNDRLRSAQIVYDRTLLQLGPVRIDFDGGTRPKRAG; encoded by the coding sequence ATGAGCGTCCCGGTGCGGAACTACACACCACGGCGGGTGAACTGGGGATCCTCCGGCGAGTCGGAGGTCCTCACGGCGCACACCGGCGAGCTGGACCTCCTGCAGCAGGACCAGCTCTTCGAAGAGATCGCCTGGGCCGACGAGGCGCGGGAGCCTGAGGTAGAGCGACTCGACGCCAGCCAGATCGCCGTGGCGGTGGACCAGGCGTCCATGATCTACAAGATCCGCTCCTCCTCGGAGTACCGCAACTCCCAGCGCAGGATCTCCCGCCAGTTGGGCAGGATCACCGGCTCGGGCTGGGCCCACGTGCCGGCGCTGCAGGATCTGAGCTTCGTAGTGCGGCAGGGCGAATCCGTGGGCGTGATCGGCACGAACGGCTCCGGGAAGTCAACTCTGATGAAGCTGCTGACGGGCAAGATCCGGCCCACCACCGGTGAGGTCTACGCGACCTCGACACCGGTCATGCTCGGCGTCAACGCCGCCCTGGTGAAGCAGCTGTCCGGCCGGGAGAACATCAAGCTCGGGTGTCTGGCCATGGGGCTCTCGCCGGCACAGGTGGCCGAGAAGTACGAGATGGTCGTGGAGCTCTCCGGCCTGGAGGCCTCGCTGAACCTGCCGCTGAAGTCCTACTCCTCCGGCATGGCCTCGCGCCTGCAGTTCGCCATCGCCACCGCGGTGGACCCAGACATCCTCATCATCGACGAGGCCCTGAACACCGGTGATGCGCAGTTCCGGGCGCGCACCAAGCGCCGTCTGGACGAAGTCCGCCAGCAGGCCGGCTGCGTCTTCCTGGTGTCCCACTCGCTGGGGACCATCAAGCAGATGTGTTCCCGCGTGATGTGGATCGAGCAGGGCCGGCTGCTGGCCGATGGTGATCCGGAGTGGGTCATCCAGCAGTACCAGGAGTACACCGAGCACAAGTCCAATGACCGTCTGCGGTCTGCCCAGATCGTCTATGACCGCACGCTGCTGCAGCTGGGCCCGGTACGCATCGACTTCGACGGCGGCACCCGGCCCAAGCGCGCCGGCTGA